One part of the Anaerotruncus rubiinfantis genome encodes these proteins:
- a CDS encoding XkdQ/YqbQ family protein: MFKLTANGRSITDKSNNISWGTDAATLGAQITFDSLYNIPEGTVISTFFDGKEDIRAIVCEKTANKYTFSYVAFDYAHLLKNEVTKQFNQMPANAAITSILGEYGVKCSCCSIPTLITQIYKDSLNSILDDILSQGEADQGVQYVREMQADKLVVDRLTNKKISPVLLVGESLSIVSSIKELVNRVIVVSGGEENTAVQSVAEDATSIAKYGLHQIIENVDDKDVARAASIAKNRLSEGNRVVHTCTVPVLALAGGMQVKANRMVQIKAGPLNGWYRIRSAEHSLVDGKHQISIGLEW, encoded by the coding sequence ATGTTTAAACTTACGGCGAACGGCAGGAGCATCACCGACAAATCAAATAACATTTCATGGGGAACAGACGCCGCAACGCTGGGCGCGCAAATCACCTTTGACAGTCTGTATAACATTCCAGAGGGGACGGTAATAAGCACCTTCTTTGATGGAAAAGAGGATATCCGAGCAATCGTATGTGAAAAAACGGCGAACAAATACACATTCAGCTATGTGGCGTTCGACTATGCCCATCTTCTGAAAAATGAAGTGACAAAACAATTCAATCAAATGCCCGCAAACGCCGCCATTACTTCCATTTTAGGCGAATACGGTGTGAAATGCTCCTGCTGTTCTATCCCGACCCTCATTACACAGATTTACAAGGACAGCTTGAATTCAATCCTGGACGATATTCTCAGCCAGGGAGAAGCGGATCAGGGGGTTCAATACGTGCGGGAAATGCAGGCAGATAAATTAGTAGTTGACCGCCTGACGAATAAAAAAATTTCACCAGTTCTGCTGGTCGGAGAAAGTCTCTCCATTGTAAGCAGCATCAAAGAACTTGTGAACCGTGTGATTGTGGTCAGTGGCGGAGAAGAAAACACGGCGGTTCAATCGGTTGCGGAGGATGCCACCAGTATTGCCAAATATGGGTTGCATCAGATTATCGAGAATGTGGATGACAAGGATGTGGCGCGAGCCGCTTCCATTGCAAAGAACAGACTATCCGAAGGAAACCGTGTCGTACATACTTGTACCGTTCCGGTTTTGGCCCTTGCGGGCGGTATGCAGGTAAAGGCAAACCGAATGGTCCAAATAAAAGCGGGACCTCTAAACGGATGGTATCGGATCAGGTCGGCGGAGCATTCTCTTGTGGATGGGAAACACCAAATATCAATCGGATTGGAGTGGTAG
- a CDS encoding DUF2577 family protein, with protein sequence MGWADEMAAQFRQRDNKAEIRPQIGEVISHSPLRIALLADAVILEPSQLYVCSALAEGQKRTAQIEIVPAHAALQTIDENGSVTGQGSITFTQPLKSGDLVACIPTAVTPGKAQKFIVIDRVVQ encoded by the coding sequence GTGGGATGGGCCGACGAAATGGCAGCGCAGTTTCGTCAAAGAGACAACAAGGCAGAGATTCGGCCGCAGATTGGCGAAGTGATATCGCATTCCCCATTGCGCATTGCGCTTTTGGCTGATGCGGTTATTTTGGAACCATCGCAACTTTATGTCTGCTCTGCCCTTGCGGAAGGGCAGAAGCGAACCGCGCAGATAGAGATTGTGCCAGCACACGCGGCGCTCCAAACCATAGACGAAAACGGGAGTGTTACCGGGCAGGGAAGTATAACCTTTACGCAGCCATTAAAGTCGGGTGATCTGGTAGCCTGTATTCCGACCGCTGTCACGCCGGGAAAAGCACAGAAATTTATTGTGATTGATCGGGTGGTGCAATGA
- a CDS encoding DUF2634 domain-containing protein has protein sequence MIFPEYEVKISDDVLTERRERGKTLDFDFVSGDFVLKDGRIIQLAGADAVKIRIEKCLRTILNKYEIYRQDSEPYGVNTFDLTNRQYPFAFLCAEVEREVTEALLRDSEILAVSEFTFKRDGRTLETSFAVESIYGEQEVQYQWLTV, from the coding sequence ATGATATTTCCGGAGTATGAAGTAAAAATCAGCGACGACGTTTTGACGGAGCGTCGAGAGCGCGGAAAGACGCTGGACTTTGATTTTGTATCGGGTGATTTCGTCCTGAAGGACGGGAGGATCATCCAATTGGCTGGTGCGGATGCTGTAAAAATCCGCATTGAAAAGTGCCTGCGAACGATCTTGAATAAGTACGAGATCTACAGGCAGGATTCGGAGCCTTACGGAGTGAATACCTTCGATTTAACGAACCGGCAATATCCGTTTGCTTTTCTTTGCGCTGAGGTGGAACGCGAAGTGACCGAAGCGCTTTTGCGGGATTCTGAGATTCTTGCCGTGAGCGAATTTACTTTTAAGCGGGACGGGAGAACCTTGGAGACGTCCTTCGCTGTGGAAAGCATATATGGCGAACAGGAGGTTCAATACCAATGGCTGACAGTGTAG
- a CDS encoding baseplate J/gp47 family protein: MADSVATIHERMLGNIDDEFDKNKGEFVYDLTMPTAIETARLDEKSDYMLDQGFVDTATGDNLDRKCAEKNVIRRQATYASGVVTIAGVAGAAITAGELVASDTVSFAFTRDASLPASGQIDIEVICQTAGAAGNVPAGAIKSFPKTLEGLRTVTNAKPFINGYDQESDDSLRERYYIKARTPATSGNKWHYLGWAKEVTGVGDARVFPLDNGPGTVTVIIIDANMRGADDALIASTLAHIEEVRPIGAAVTVRSAEELPVNVSLTLQIDSENYTMETVHENIKNSLIEYLKDIAFQETYVSYAKIGNTVLNCAGVLDYNNLTLNGGTANIPIEDTQAAVLGGVIFG; encoded by the coding sequence ATGGCTGACAGTGTAGCAACGATTCATGAAAGGATGCTGGGAAACATTGACGACGAATTCGACAAAAATAAGGGCGAGTTCGTATATGACCTTACAATGCCAACAGCGATAGAAACGGCAAGATTGGATGAAAAGTCAGATTATATGTTGGATCAGGGGTTCGTGGATACCGCCACAGGAGATAACTTAGACCGAAAATGCGCCGAGAAAAATGTCATCCGCAGACAGGCGACCTATGCAAGCGGGGTGGTGACCATTGCTGGTGTTGCGGGGGCAGCGATCACCGCAGGCGAATTGGTAGCGAGCGATACCGTGAGCTTTGCCTTTACACGCGACGCATCACTTCCTGCATCCGGCCAGATTGATATAGAAGTGATATGCCAAACCGCCGGCGCGGCCGGTAATGTTCCGGCGGGCGCGATTAAAAGCTTTCCGAAAACACTTGAAGGATTGAGAACAGTTACAAATGCAAAACCATTTATCAACGGATACGATCAGGAAAGCGATGACAGCCTTCGGGAACGGTATTACATCAAAGCCCGCACGCCTGCGACATCGGGAAATAAGTGGCATTATCTCGGATGGGCGAAGGAAGTTACCGGAGTTGGAGACGCAAGGGTTTTTCCGCTTGACAATGGTCCAGGAACGGTCACGGTTATAATTATAGACGCCAACATGCGTGGAGCCGATGATGCGTTGATCGCGTCCACGCTGGCGCACATTGAAGAAGTACGGCCAATCGGGGCCGCCGTTACGGTCAGGAGTGCGGAGGAGCTACCGGTAAACGTATCTCTTACCCTGCAAATAGACAGTGAAAATTATACGATGGAGACAGTACATGAAAACATCAAAAATTCGCTGATTGAATACCTAAAGGATATCGCTTTTCAAGAAACCTATGTAAGCTATGCCAAGATCGGAAACACAGTTCTTAACTGCGCTGGTGTGCTTGATTATAACAATTTGACACTTAACGGCGGAACTGCAAATATTCCGATTGAAGATACGCAGGCCGCAGTTCTTGGAGGTGTGATCTTTGGATGA
- a CDS encoding YmfQ family protein, producing MDDRTLTEKMPVYYQTSKLTAAINGANADELNRIEKRFDDVLDQFFVNTADFSLSRWEEELGLEVNENYDIEYRRSRIISKLRGTGTVTVKLVKSVAESFSNAECEIIEHPAEYRFTVKFVGMIGIPPNMEDLRAALEDCKPAHLNFDFEYTYNTHSDLSRFTHSELSVWTHLELREGNLS from the coding sequence TTGGATGATCGAACACTTACCGAAAAAATGCCCGTCTATTATCAAACCTCAAAATTGACGGCGGCGATCAATGGCGCAAATGCGGATGAGTTAAACCGAATTGAAAAACGCTTTGACGATGTTCTGGATCAATTCTTTGTGAACACGGCGGATTTTTCACTCTCCAGATGGGAAGAAGAACTCGGGCTGGAAGTCAACGAAAACTACGATATTGAATACCGACGCAGCCGTATTATTTCAAAACTGCGCGGGACTGGGACCGTAACGGTTAAATTGGTAAAGAGTGTGGCCGAAAGCTTTTCAAATGCTGAGTGCGAGATCATCGAGCATCCTGCGGAATATCGCTTTACTGTCAAATTCGTCGGGATGATAGGCATACCGCCCAACATGGAGGATCTTCGCGCGGCTTTGGAGGATTGCAAGCCTGCACATTTAAACTTTGATTTTGAGTATACCTATAATACTCATTCGGATCTGTCACGTTTTACACATAGCGAGTTGTCGGTGTGGACGCATTTGGAACTGAGGGAGGGAAATCTGTCTTGA
- a CDS encoding DUF6273 domain-containing protein produces MIYGEELGGGGISTKTIPPQGLNLTLKGGNGKIDCTFTGIASQWLYLGQYYRLIAKPGSAPSSPMDGVQIKDVQVGAIGDAVISASIEGLTNGVQYYVRLYVRGDNGWQTSVDAVGTATPVAGIAISTLAVGSEVKLNLGGVPYNHLVVHQGNPDTVKYDASCNGSWCMIKNIYEKRAWGTLSTTSYANSTIHEYLDGTYLGLFDSGIQNAIKQVKIPYLTSLSSTSVYSGENGLSTKVFLPAASELGYVNVDSWVIASDGKKLDYFILGRDDAANKKRIAYYDGIASLWWSRSSNASNSKIFDPSASGGYGNSSRDGKLGIRPIIIFPSDLLLAPEPNPDGSYSPLAA; encoded by the coding sequence GTGATCTACGGCGAGGAGCTAGGCGGGGGCGGGATCAGTACAAAGACAATCCCACCGCAGGGGCTTAACCTGACGCTCAAGGGCGGCAACGGCAAGATCGACTGCACCTTTACCGGGATCGCCTCGCAGTGGCTATATCTCGGGCAGTATTACCGGCTCATTGCAAAGCCCGGCAGTGCGCCATCCTCCCCAATGGACGGGGTACAGATTAAGGACGTGCAGGTCGGGGCAATCGGGGATGCGGTTATCTCCGCGAGCATCGAGGGGCTTACCAATGGGGTGCAGTATTATGTGCGGCTCTATGTCCGGGGGGATAATGGATGGCAGACCAGCGTGGACGCGGTGGGGACGGCTACGCCGGTGGCGGGGATAGCGATTAGCACCTTGGCGGTGGGGTCAGAGGTCAAGCTAAATCTCGGTGGCGTGCCATATAATCATTTGGTTGTGCATCAGGGAAATCCAGATACGGTCAAATACGATGCGAGCTGTAACGGTTCGTGGTGCATGATCAAAAATATTTATGAAAAAAGAGCATGGGGAACGCTCAGCACCACCAGCTATGCAAACAGTACGATCCATGAATATCTTGATGGTACCTATTTGGGGCTGTTTGATAGTGGGATTCAGAACGCTATAAAACAGGTTAAAATTCCATATTTAACAAGTCTTTCTTCGACATCGGTTTATTCAGGGGAAAACGGATTATCTACAAAGGTTTTTTTGCCAGCTGCATCTGAGCTGGGATATGTAAATGTTGATAGCTGGGTTATAGCTTCGGACGGGAAGAAGCTAGACTATTTTATCTTAGGGCGTGATGATGCTGCTAACAAAAAAAGAATTGCCTATTATGACGGGATAGCAAGCCTTTGGTGGTCGAGAAGCTCAAATGCGAGCAATTCAAAAATATTTGATCCAAGCGCAAGTGGCGGTTACGGAAACTCGAGCAGGGATGGAAAACTTGGAATAAGACCTATCATAATATTCCCCTCCGATCTCTTACTCGCCCCCGAACCTAACCCCGACGGCTCTTACAGCCCGCTCGCAGCTTAG
- a CDS encoding DUF6273 domain-containing protein has product MSDIKGKALSFGGINTRDLASQVENLTLKGGDGKIDATFSAVDAAYASLVKYYVVTANTHMPNGPSDGVSVMVLPGTGTLSCVLSGLTNGVVHHVRVFIRCTYGWQTSPVAYGVATPMAGIAISTLAVGGEVKLNLGGVAYNHLIVHQGNPDATMYDTSCDGAWLLIKDIYEMRQWHSANINDYANSTIHSYLNSTYLSLFDSNIAAAIKQVKIPYRPGSGTSKTVNSGADGLSAKIFLLSSTEVSFNHSYMPTREGAELSYFAGCADNSSDSKRIATLNGSTMHWWLRSPAIIDSTYASYVGYGDWQNSKCSNSGGVRPAFTLPADMLFNPAPNPDGSYSPL; this is encoded by the coding sequence ATGTCAGACATAAAAGGCAAGGCCCTATCCTTTGGCGGGATTAACACCCGCGACCTTGCGTCGCAGGTGGAAAACCTCACGCTCAAAGGCGGGGACGGCAAAATAGACGCAACCTTTAGCGCGGTGGACGCGGCATACGCCTCACTGGTCAAATACTACGTCGTGACCGCCAACACCCACATGCCAAACGGCCCATCGGATGGCGTGTCGGTCATGGTACTGCCGGGGACGGGGACGCTCTCATGTGTCCTGTCGGGGCTTACAAACGGCGTAGTCCATCATGTGCGGGTATTTATCCGCTGTACCTATGGATGGCAGACAAGCCCTGTGGCCTATGGGGTGGCAACACCTATGGCGGGGATTGCGATTAGCACCTTGGCCGTTGGAGGCGAAGTCAAATTAAATCTTGGCGGTGTGGCTTACAATCATTTGATCGTGCATCAGGGAAATCCAGATGCGACGATGTATGATACAAGCTGCGACGGAGCTTGGCTATTAATAAAAGATATATACGAAATGCGGCAATGGCATAGCGCCAATATCAACGACTATGCCAACAGCACAATTCACAGCTATCTGAATAGCACCTATCTTAGTCTATTTGACAGTAATATTGCAGCTGCTATTAAGCAAGTTAAGATTCCATATCGGCCGGGAAGTGGAACCAGCAAAACAGTAAACAGCGGGGCTGATGGATTATCCGCTAAAATTTTTTTGCTGAGTTCTACGGAAGTCAGCTTTAACCACAGCTATATGCCTACCCGTGAAGGCGCAGAGCTGTCCTACTTCGCAGGTTGTGCAGACAACAGTTCCGACAGCAAGCGTATTGCAACACTGAACGGTTCCACAATGCACTGGTGGCTCCGCTCCCCGGCCATCATCGACTCCACGTACGCCTCGTACGTCGGCTATGGCGACTGGCAAAACTCCAAGTGTTCCAACTCTGGCGGCGTCCGCCCCGCGTTTACCCTGCCTGCGGACATGCTCTTTAACCCCGCTCCCAATCCCGATGGCTCTTATAGCCCACTTTAA
- a CDS encoding carbohydrate-binding protein: protein MGMYEDRARVKMANYRAAASGTTDEKAILAPELFDRWSAESVAYAVGDRVRYGDLLYKCLTAHTSQASWTPDAAPSLWVRIDDPAIEWPEWRQPQGSTDAYAKGAKVSHNGKRWISDLDANVWEPGVSGWTEYTEN from the coding sequence ATGGGCATGTATGAGGACAGAGCGCGGGTAAAGATGGCAAATTATCGGGCGGCAGCATCCGGCACCACCGACGAAAAGGCGATCCTTGCGCCGGAACTGTTTGACCGCTGGAGCGCCGAAAGCGTCGCCTATGCCGTGGGAGACCGGGTGCGGTACGGGGATCTGCTCTATAAGTGTCTGACTGCACATACCTCACAAGCGAGCTGGACACCTGACGCGGCCCCGTCTTTGTGGGTACGGATAGATGATCCTGCAATCGAGTGGCCGGAATGGAGGCAGCCGCAGGGCAGTACAGACGCTTATGCAAAGGGCGCAAAGGTCAGCCACAACGGCAAGCGCTGGATTAGCGACCTTGACGCGAATGTCTGGGAGCCGGGCGTGTCGGGCTGGACGGAATACACCGAAAATTAA
- a CDS encoding phage holin, whose product MKINWEVRIKNPLWWAQMACAVVLPILAYFGLAWEDMTSWAALGDIFVAAVQNPVVVVAVLVSVFNALTDPTTAGVSDSNRAMGYVQPYKDRVVK is encoded by the coding sequence ATGAAAATCAATTGGGAAGTACGCATTAAAAACCCGCTCTGGTGGGCGCAGATGGCATGTGCCGTTGTCCTGCCGATCCTCGCATACTTTGGGCTTGCGTGGGAGGACATGACCTCCTGGGCAGCGCTGGGAGATATCTTTGTCGCAGCCGTGCAGAATCCCGTTGTGGTGGTGGCGGTGCTCGTCTCGGTGTTTAACGCCCTGACCGACCCGACAACCGCAGGCGTGAGCGACAGCAATCGCGCAATGGGGTATGTGCAGCCGTACAAGGACAGGGTGGTCAAATGA
- a CDS encoding M23 family metallopeptidase translates to MSQRLTLPFKTLLVTAGYKHPDYYAYWRFHHYGVDCYDPNTHDVLALGDGEVIAAGQDGPATTGKLSRLGLVAVIIYRDVLCNNGKVCDLVARTYHHAKVQVKAGDKVKRGQVIAQYGNTGANTTGPHLHIEFDTDTKFPTLAYGVSVTANNRIINTLAEYKRAGGLADSTIDPDDVWFVGEGQTIKGYSGGWYNPDDVEAPEMPQDGPDYAALYESVVAERDAIQADYNGLISDLQMLMNKYKG, encoded by the coding sequence ATGAGTCAGCGTCTTACACTCCCGTTTAAAACGCTGCTTGTCACAGCGGGGTACAAGCACCCGGATTATTACGCCTACTGGAGATTCCACCATTACGGCGTGGATTGTTACGATCCCAACACCCATGATGTGCTTGCGCTGGGTGATGGCGAAGTGATTGCAGCCGGTCAGGACGGACCGGCCACCACCGGCAAACTCTCGCGGCTGGGGCTTGTGGCGGTTATCATCTACCGGGATGTGCTCTGCAATAACGGCAAGGTGTGCGATCTGGTGGCCCGGACCTATCACCACGCAAAAGTGCAGGTCAAGGCCGGGGATAAAGTCAAACGCGGACAGGTTATCGCGCAGTATGGCAACACCGGCGCGAACACGACCGGCCCACACCTGCACATTGAGTTTGACACAGATACCAAATTCCCAACGCTGGCCTATGGGGTATCGGTAACGGCCAACAACCGGATCATCAACACGCTGGCGGAATACAAACGCGCGGGAGGATTGGCGGACAGCACGATAGACCCGGACGACGTGTGGTTTGTGGGAGAGGGCCAGACCATCAAGGGCTATTCTGGAGGCTGGTACAATCCCGATGATGTTGAGGCCCCGGAGATGCCGCAGGACGGGCCGGACTATGCGGCGCTATACGAATCCGTAGTGGCCGAGCGGGACGCGATCCAGGCCGATTATAACGGCCTGATATCTGATTTACAGATGCTTATGAATAAGTATAAGGGGTGA
- a CDS encoding LCP family glycopolymer transferase, protein MDKERQNKWRSFLLAFTLTLVLLSAIMIATVMAVQPSMPQTDRTRSGDEFTFRPQAADTLTMAVIGLGADGPGEFLLIRFNPQYGQVPLTLLPPEAIVTLEGANMTLREAYQKGGGNTVKAALSERLGVAVDKYAVLKRDAFIRIADTAGSVVYELPYDIIYQKDGFDINLGAGKRRLDGQDIANMFAYPGYESPQEKSKVLGGLVAEIVNQNLSAAGEEISSGLFKLAVNLIDTDITYADYEYRRSAADFVAKLDTQVAGNLPLQGTFLEDGVNFELAEKYVQLIRQYFQAVG, encoded by the coding sequence ATGGATAAGGAACGGCAAAACAAATGGCGCAGCTTCCTGCTGGCATTCACGCTGACGCTGGTTCTGCTCTCCGCGATCATGATCGCAACGGTGATGGCGGTGCAGCCTTCGATGCCGCAGACCGACCGGACGCGCAGCGGCGACGAGTTCACCTTCCGGCCGCAGGCCGCCGATACGCTCACAATGGCAGTGATCGGGCTGGGAGCGGATGGGCCGGGGGAATTTCTACTGATCCGCTTCAATCCGCAGTACGGTCAGGTTCCGCTCACCCTGCTGCCGCCTGAAGCGATCGTAACGCTCGAAGGCGCGAATATGACTCTGCGCGAAGCCTACCAAAAAGGCGGCGGCAACACGGTGAAGGCTGCGCTTTCCGAGCGGCTTGGCGTGGCTGTGGACAAATATGCCGTCCTGAAGCGTGATGCTTTCATTCGCATCGCGGACACTGCGGGTTCGGTTGTCTATGAACTGCCCTATGATATCATCTATCAAAAGGACGGCTTCGATATCAATCTTGGCGCGGGTAAACGCCGGCTCGACGGGCAGGATATTGCGAACATGTTTGCCTACCCCGGTTATGAAAGCCCGCAGGAAAAAAGCAAGGTGCTTGGCGGACTGGTGGCGGAGATCGTCAATCAGAATCTCAGCGCGGCCGGAGAGGAAATTTCCTCTGGACTGTTCAAGCTCGCGGTCAACCTGATCGACACCGATATTACCTATGCCGACTACGAATACCGGCGCAGCGCAGCGGACTTCGTGGCCAAACTTGACACCCAGGTGGCCGGCAATCTGCCGCTGCAGGGTACCTTCCTGGAGGATGGCGTCAACTTTGAGCTTGCGGAAAAATATGTGCAACTGATCCGGCAGTATTTCCAGGCCGTCGGATGA
- a CDS encoding hydratase: MIKLYDTGAYLVGGKLVPDDAHAAAALQAAGKSADKNAAAAKTMAYSILEAHNTSGNMDALKIKFDAMASHDITYVGIIQTARASGLEKFPLPYVLTNCHNSLCAVGGTINEDDHMFGLSAAKKYGGIFVPPHQAVIHQYMREMMSGGGKMILGSDSHTRYGALGTMAIGEGGPELVKQLLCRTYDISRPQVVAVWLTGKPQPGVGPQDVALAIIGAVFKKGYVKNKVMEFIGDGVANLNVDYRIGIDVMTTETTCLSSIWKTDGQVKDYFELHGRPEAFKEISPEDGAYYDGVVYVDLSTIKPMIAMPFHPSNTYEIEMLNANLDDILHEVELAGNLQLDAPGINFSLRDKVKNGRLMVDQGVIAGCAGGTYDNLCDAADILTGHSIGADEFALSVYPSSQPVMMGLVQNGAIATLMQAGATIRTAFCGPCFGAGDVPANNGFSIRHSTRNFPNREGSKPGAGQIASVALMDARSIAATARNGGALTPATDLDCNFGKPKYFFDAGIYKNRVYDGWGKPQTELPLKFGPNIADWPEMSPLTEHLFLDVAAFITDPVTTTDELIPSGETSSYRSNPMKLAEFTLSRKDPAYVEKAKESQKWEKLRLETGNAFNDNSPTCPIRVIRTIEGFKDVDSSKIGSGSLVYAVKPGDGSAREQAASCQKVLGGWANIAKEYATKRYRSNLINWGMLPFLIDGDPVFAKYDSIFIPNIRRAVEEKWDEIKAYALTKDGVKPFSMTLGQLTDDEREIILSGCLINYYRNQK, translated from the coding sequence ATGATAAAATTGTACGACACCGGCGCGTATCTGGTCGGCGGCAAGCTGGTCCCGGACGATGCGCATGCCGCCGCCGCACTGCAGGCGGCGGGAAAATCCGCCGATAAGAACGCGGCGGCCGCCAAAACCATGGCGTACTCGATCCTGGAAGCGCACAACACAAGTGGGAATATGGACGCGCTCAAAATCAAGTTCGATGCGATGGCGTCCCACGACATCACCTATGTTGGCATCATCCAGACCGCCCGCGCGTCGGGCCTTGAGAAGTTCCCGCTCCCATATGTGCTCACCAACTGCCACAACAGCCTGTGCGCGGTCGGCGGCACCATCAACGAGGACGACCACATGTTCGGCCTTTCCGCCGCGAAGAAATACGGCGGAATCTTTGTCCCGCCGCACCAGGCGGTCATCCACCAGTATATGCGTGAAATGATGAGCGGCGGCGGCAAAATGATCCTTGGATCGGACAGCCACACCCGTTACGGTGCGCTCGGCACCATGGCGATCGGCGAGGGCGGCCCGGAACTGGTCAAACAGTTGCTCTGCCGCACCTACGACATCAGCCGCCCGCAGGTGGTGGCGGTCTGGCTTACTGGAAAGCCCCAGCCCGGCGTGGGCCCGCAGGATGTGGCGCTCGCCATCATTGGCGCGGTGTTCAAAAAGGGTTATGTCAAGAACAAGGTCATGGAATTTATCGGCGACGGCGTGGCCAACCTGAACGTCGATTACCGTATCGGCATCGACGTCATGACCACCGAGACCACCTGCCTTTCCTCCATCTGGAAGACCGACGGGCAGGTAAAGGACTATTTTGAGCTGCATGGCCGCCCGGAAGCGTTCAAGGAAATTTCCCCGGAGGACGGCGCCTATTACGACGGCGTGGTCTATGTGGACCTCTCGACCATCAAACCGATGATCGCCATGCCGTTCCATCCCTCGAACACCTATGAGATCGAAATGCTCAACGCAAATCTTGATGACATCCTGCATGAGGTTGAATTGGCCGGCAATCTCCAGCTCGACGCGCCCGGCATCAACTTCAGTCTGCGCGACAAGGTGAAGAACGGCCGCCTCATGGTCGACCAGGGCGTGATCGCAGGCTGCGCGGGCGGTACCTACGACAATCTCTGCGACGCGGCCGATATCCTCACCGGCCATTCGATTGGCGCGGACGAATTTGCCCTCTCGGTCTACCCGTCCAGCCAGCCGGTCATGATGGGCCTTGTTCAAAACGGCGCGATCGCCACACTTATGCAGGCAGGCGCGACCATCCGCACCGCTTTCTGCGGCCCCTGCTTCGGCGCGGGCGACGTCCCGGCCAACAACGGCTTCTCGATCCGCCATTCCACCCGCAATTTCCCGAACCGTGAGGGGTCGAAGCCCGGCGCGGGGCAGATCGCGTCGGTGGCGCTGATGGACGCGCGCTCGATTGCCGCGACCGCCCGCAATGGCGGCGCGCTTACCCCGGCAACCGACCTCGACTGCAATTTTGGCAAGCCGAAATATTTCTTTGACGCCGGAATCTACAAAAACCGTGTTTACGACGGATGGGGCAAGCCTCAGACAGAGCTGCCGCTCAAATTCGGCCCGAACATCGCCGACTGGCCGGAGATGTCCCCGCTCACCGAGCATCTTTTCCTCGATGTGGCGGCCTTCATCACCGATCCGGTCACCACGACCGACGAGCTGATCCCGTCCGGCGAGACCTCCTCCTACCGCTCCAACCCGATGAAGCTCGCGGAATTCACCCTTTCGCGCAAGGACCCGGCCTATGTCGAAAAGGCCAAGGAGTCCCAGAAATGGGAGAAGCTGCGCCTCGAGACCGGCAATGCCTTCAATGACAATTCTCCAACCTGCCCGATCCGGGTGATCCGGACGATCGAGGGATTCAAAGATGTTGACAGCTCGAAGATCGGCTCAGGATCGCTTGTCTATGCGGTAAAGCCCGGCGACGGTTCGGCGCGTGAACAGGCGGCGTCCTGCCAGAAGGTGCTTGGCGGCTGGGCCAATATTGCAAAGGAATACGCCACCAAGCGTTACCGTTCGAACCTCATCAACTGGGGCATGCTGCCGTTTTTGATCGACGGCGACCCGGTCTTTGCGAAATACGATTCGATCTTTATCCCGAACATCCGCCGCGCGGTGGAGGAGAAATGGGATGAGATCAAAGCTTATGCGCTCACGAAGGACGGCGTGAAGCCGTTTTCCATGACGCTGGGCCAGCTCACCGACGACGAGCGCGAGATCATCCTCTCGGGCTGTCTGATCAATTACTACCGCAATCAGAAATGA
- a CDS encoding putative signal transducing protein, protein MPWCPNCKTEYRAGFTVCGDCGAKLVEEAPPAGLPQKALLEIPQPCLLATVADHVELGMLLGLLEDAGIPAAVRDHHPAGSYLRSYMGALTYGQQVYVDTSQLEEARGLMEAYLARPDAAWQEPDTEPPEQESGKPLRAPSLRSFCFRRNVMRIGILLFLLPFAAALVGTFLQILFG, encoded by the coding sequence ATGCCCTGGTGTCCGAACTGCAAAACCGAATACCGAGCGGGTTTCACCGTCTGCGGCGACTGCGGTGCGAAGCTGGTGGAGGAAGCTCCGCCTGCCGGCCTCCCCCAAAAGGCGCTTTTGGAGATCCCGCAGCCCTGCCTGCTGGCGACCGTTGCGGACCATGTGGAACTGGGCATGCTGCTGGGGCTGCTCGAGGACGCGGGTATTCCGGCGGCTGTGCGGGACCACCATCCCGCTGGAAGCTACCTGCGCAGCTATATGGGCGCACTGACCTATGGACAGCAGGTCTATGTGGACACTTCGCAGCTCGAGGAGGCGAGAGGCCTGATGGAGGCATATCTCGCGAGGCCGGACGCCGCGTGGCAGGAGCCGGACACGGAACCGCCGGAGCAGGAGTCGGGAAAGCCGCTGCGCGCCCCAAGCCTGCGGTCATTTTGCTTCCGCCGCAATGTAATGCGGATCGGGATTCTGCTCTTTCTGCTGCCATTTGCCGCGGCGCTGGTCGGCACCTTCCTGCAGATCCTGTTTGGCTGA